A single genomic interval of Tsukamurella paurometabola harbors:
- a CDS encoding MgtC/SapB family protein, with translation MHATNIDLLDILLRIAAGVGFGTLIGLERQYRARMAGLRTNALVSVGSALFVVLSAYGFAGGDPTRVAAQIVSGIGFLGGGVILRDGLTVRGLNTAATLWCSAAVGALSGSGMYVPAAIGTAVVIGVNTALRSVGHAVDRAPDTGKEAPSRYEFVAVTRDENEAHVRVMLVQALSRTVFHLQSISSVDTEDGRVEVRATLAADGRDDRALETAISQLSMEPSVTAVRWDALPEREEADL, from the coding sequence ATGCACGCCACGAACATCGACCTGCTCGACATCCTGCTGCGCATCGCGGCCGGTGTCGGCTTCGGCACCCTGATCGGACTCGAGCGCCAGTACCGCGCCCGCATGGCCGGCCTGCGCACCAACGCACTGGTCTCGGTGGGCTCCGCGCTCTTCGTCGTCCTGTCCGCCTACGGTTTCGCCGGCGGCGATCCCACTCGCGTCGCGGCGCAGATCGTCTCCGGGATCGGCTTCCTCGGCGGCGGCGTGATCCTGCGCGACGGCCTCACCGTCCGCGGCCTGAACACCGCCGCCACTCTGTGGTGCTCCGCCGCGGTCGGCGCCCTGTCCGGCTCGGGGATGTACGTCCCCGCCGCGATCGGCACCGCCGTGGTGATCGGGGTCAACACGGCACTGCGCTCGGTCGGGCACGCCGTCGACCGCGCACCCGACACCGGCAAGGAGGCGCCGAGCCGCTACGAGTTCGTCGCCGTGACGCGCGACGAGAACGAGGCGCACGTGCGGGTGATGCTCGTGCAGGCCCTGAGCCGCACCGTCTTCCACCTGCAGTCCATCAGCAGCGTGGACACCGAGGACGGCCGCGTCGAGGTACGGGCCACGCTCGCCGCCGACGGTCGCGACGACCGCGCCCTCGAGACCGCGATCAGCCAGCTCAGCATGGAGCCATCGGTCACGGCGGTGCGCTGGGACGCGCTGCCCGAGCGTGAGGAGGCGGACCTGTGA
- a CDS encoding acyl-CoA carboxylase subunit beta: MTFREEHEANVAELRERLDRVAQGGGERARARHEGRGKLLVRERIRRLLDTGSPFLEVAPLAAEDMYDGKAPAAGAVAGIGTVSGRQVMIVANDATVSGGTYYPITVKKHLRAQEIAMQNRLPCVYLVDSGGAMLLNQDEVFPDREHFGRIFYNQANMSAAGIPQIAAVLGSSTAGGAYVPAMSDETVIVRDQGTIFLAGPPLVKAATGEDVTAEDLGGGLMHSTKSGVTDHLVDSDDEALEKVRQIIGRLGPVGEVQWDVRPALPPARPQTDLYDVVPTDPKIGYDVRKVIEIIADGGEFDEFKELFGTTLVTAFARIHGHPVGIIGNNGVLFAEAAQKGAHFIELCDKRRIPLLFLQNITGFMVGRQYEEGGIAKHGAKMVTAVACARVPKFTVIVGGSFGAGNYSMCGRAYSPRFLWMWPNARISVMGGPQAADTLASVRRDQEGVEEFKQGVRDQFERQSQAYYSTARLWDDGVIDPADTRTVLGLALDAASRTPLPEVSYGVFRM; this comes from the coding sequence GTGACATTCCGCGAGGAACACGAGGCGAACGTCGCCGAGCTGCGGGAGCGGCTCGACAGGGTGGCGCAGGGCGGCGGTGAGCGCGCACGCGCCCGCCACGAGGGCCGCGGAAAGCTGCTGGTCCGCGAGCGGATCCGCAGGCTGCTGGACACCGGCAGCCCGTTCCTCGAGGTGGCGCCGCTCGCCGCCGAGGACATGTACGACGGCAAGGCCCCCGCCGCGGGTGCCGTCGCCGGCATCGGCACGGTGTCCGGCCGCCAGGTGATGATCGTCGCCAACGACGCGACCGTCTCGGGCGGCACGTACTACCCGATCACCGTCAAGAAGCACCTGCGCGCGCAGGAGATCGCGATGCAGAACCGGCTGCCCTGCGTCTACCTCGTGGACTCGGGCGGCGCCATGCTGCTCAATCAGGACGAGGTCTTCCCCGACCGGGAGCACTTCGGCCGCATCTTCTACAACCAGGCGAACATGAGTGCCGCCGGCATCCCGCAGATCGCGGCGGTGCTCGGCAGCTCCACCGCCGGCGGTGCCTACGTGCCCGCCATGAGCGACGAGACGGTCATCGTCCGGGACCAGGGCACCATCTTCCTCGCCGGCCCGCCGCTGGTGAAGGCCGCGACGGGCGAGGACGTCACGGCCGAGGACCTCGGCGGCGGCCTCATGCACTCCACCAAGTCCGGCGTCACCGACCACCTCGTCGACTCCGACGACGAGGCGCTGGAGAAGGTCCGGCAGATCATCGGCCGCCTCGGCCCGGTCGGCGAGGTGCAGTGGGACGTGCGTCCGGCGCTGCCCCCGGCGCGCCCGCAGACGGATCTGTACGACGTGGTGCCGACCGATCCGAAGATCGGCTACGACGTGCGCAAGGTCATCGAGATCATCGCCGACGGCGGCGAGTTCGACGAGTTCAAGGAGCTCTTCGGCACCACGCTGGTCACCGCGTTCGCGCGGATCCACGGCCATCCGGTGGGCATCATCGGCAACAACGGCGTGCTGTTCGCCGAGGCCGCGCAGAAGGGCGCCCACTTCATCGAGCTGTGCGACAAGCGCCGCATCCCGCTGTTGTTCCTGCAGAACATCACCGGGTTCATGGTGGGCCGCCAGTACGAGGAGGGCGGCATCGCCAAGCACGGCGCCAAGATGGTGACCGCCGTGGCGTGCGCCCGCGTCCCGAAGTTCACCGTGATCGTGGGCGGCTCCTTCGGCGCCGGCAACTACTCCATGTGCGGCCGCGCCTACTCGCCGCGGTTCCTGTGGATGTGGCCCAACGCGCGGATCTCGGTGATGGGCGGCCCGCAGGCGGCCGACACCCTCGCCTCCGTCCGCCGCGATCAGGAGGGCGTGGAGGAGTTCAAGCAGGGCGTGCGCGACCAGTTCGAGCGGCAGTCGCAGGCGTACTACTCCACGGCCCGGCTGTGGGACGACGGCGTGATCGATCCCGCCGACACCCGCACCGTCCTCGGCCTCGCGCTGGACGCGGCGTCCCGTACGCCGCTGCCCGAGGTCTCCTACGGCGTCTTCCGGATGTGA
- a CDS encoding acetyl/propionyl/methylcrotonyl-CoA carboxylase subunit alpha has product MSKIEKVLIANRGEIACRVIDTLRTLGIASVAVYSDADADARHVKLADEAVRLGPAAATESYLRIDKVVEAARATGADAVHPGYGFLSENAAFARALSEAGIEFLGPPVESIETMGDKITARAAVVERDVPVVPGISRPGLTDADLIDAAEGIGFPVLIKPSAGGGGKGMHRVENPADLPAAVAAARREAAAAFGDDTLFMEHFVDTPRHIEVQVLADKHGNVIHLGERECSLQRRHQKVIEEAPSALLDEATRAEIGRAACDAARSVGYTGVGTVEFIVSARRPDQFFFMEMNTRLQVEHPVTELVTGVDLVEQQIRVANGEKLALTQDDIVLTGHAVEARVYAEDPAAGFLPTGGTVTALRYPRSDRRGPVRVDTGIEAGSVVGSDYDPMLAKVIVHADDREQALRRLDEALAGTQLTGLRTNVDFCRFVLADAGVVSGTLDTELLDRLAPTYTRPEPTVRAYAAAAVTAVAAARGEGAWGTETGWRIGGAQPTVVRFDGVDASVLGDAVTVRSTGDEPRLDWSGTARIVGERLVVDGFSTPVTVALDRGTYWVSGEDGTYELPLARSTSKDRDGAHGGEVVSPMPGAVVAVPVEDGQAVTKGETLVIIEAMKMEQPLTAPHDGVVSIAVRAGDKVTAAQVLATVTATETEEN; this is encoded by the coding sequence ATGAGCAAGATCGAGAAGGTCCTGATCGCGAACCGCGGCGAGATCGCCTGCCGCGTCATCGATACCCTGCGCACCCTGGGCATCGCCAGCGTCGCGGTGTACTCCGATGCGGACGCGGACGCCCGGCACGTGAAGCTCGCCGATGAGGCCGTGCGCCTCGGCCCGGCGGCCGCGACCGAGAGCTACCTGCGCATCGACAAGGTCGTCGAGGCGGCCCGCGCCACCGGCGCCGACGCGGTGCACCCCGGCTACGGCTTCCTCTCCGAGAACGCGGCGTTCGCCCGGGCACTCTCGGAGGCGGGGATCGAATTCCTCGGCCCGCCCGTCGAATCCATCGAGACGATGGGCGACAAGATCACGGCGCGTGCCGCGGTCGTCGAGCGCGACGTGCCCGTGGTCCCCGGCATCAGCCGCCCGGGCCTCACGGACGCCGACCTCATCGACGCGGCCGAGGGCATCGGTTTCCCCGTGCTCATCAAGCCCAGCGCGGGCGGCGGCGGCAAGGGCATGCACCGGGTGGAGAACCCGGCGGACCTGCCCGCCGCGGTCGCGGCCGCGCGCCGGGAGGCCGCCGCCGCGTTCGGCGACGACACGCTGTTCATGGAGCACTTCGTGGACACCCCGCGCCACATCGAGGTGCAGGTGCTCGCCGACAAGCACGGCAACGTGATCCACCTCGGGGAGCGCGAGTGCTCGCTGCAGCGCCGCCACCAGAAGGTGATCGAGGAGGCGCCGTCGGCGCTGCTCGACGAGGCCACCCGCGCCGAGATCGGCCGCGCCGCCTGCGACGCCGCGCGCTCCGTCGGGTACACCGGCGTCGGCACCGTCGAGTTCATCGTCTCGGCCCGCCGCCCCGATCAGTTCTTCTTCATGGAGATGAACACCCGCCTGCAGGTCGAGCACCCGGTTACCGAGCTGGTGACCGGCGTCGACCTGGTGGAGCAGCAGATCCGCGTCGCCAACGGCGAGAAGCTGGCGCTGACCCAGGACGACATCGTGCTCACCGGTCACGCCGTCGAAGCCCGCGTCTACGCGGAGGACCCGGCGGCCGGCTTCCTGCCCACCGGTGGCACCGTCACGGCCCTGCGGTACCCCCGCAGCGATCGCCGCGGCCCCGTCCGCGTCGACACCGGCATCGAGGCGGGCAGCGTGGTCGGTAGCGATTACGACCCGATGCTCGCCAAGGTGATCGTGCACGCCGACGACCGCGAGCAGGCCCTGCGGCGCCTCGACGAGGCCCTCGCCGGCACCCAGCTCACCGGCCTGCGCACCAACGTCGACTTCTGCCGGTTCGTCCTCGCGGACGCCGGCGTCGTCTCCGGCACGCTCGACACCGAGCTGCTGGATCGCCTGGCGCCCACCTACACCCGCCCCGAGCCGACGGTCCGCGCGTACGCCGCCGCCGCGGTCACCGCGGTCGCCGCGGCCCGTGGCGAGGGGGCCTGGGGCACCGAGACCGGGTGGCGCATCGGGGGCGCGCAGCCCACCGTCGTGCGCTTCGACGGTGTCGACGCGTCCGTCCTGGGCGACGCGGTGACGGTGCGCAGCACCGGCGACGAGCCCCGCCTGGACTGGTCGGGAACGGCCCGGATCGTCGGCGAGCGCCTGGTGGTGGACGGCTTCTCCACGCCCGTCACCGTCGCACTCGATCGCGGAACCTACTGGGTCAGTGGGGAGGACGGCACGTACGAGCTGCCGCTGGCGAGGTCCACGTCGAAGGACCGCGACGGCGCCCACGGCGGCGAGGTCGTGAGCCCCATGCCGGGCGCCGTGGTCGCGGTGCCGGTCGAGGACGGCCAGGCGGTGACCAAGGGCGAGACCCTGGTGATCATCGAGGCGATGAAGATGGAGCAGCCGCTGACGGCGCCGCACGACGGTGTGGTGTCGATCGCGGTGCGCGCAGGAGACAAGGTGACCGCGGCCCAGGTGCTCGCGACCGTCACGGCTACCGAAACGGAAGAGAACTGA
- a CDS encoding TetR/AcrR family transcriptional regulator, whose protein sequence is MEVPTTRRSGAAGAEAGTARERAKAARRRELLAAAAALMAERGFAGVRLEDIGAAAGVSGPAMYRHFAGKQDVLAALLVEISEYLYDGGRRVAEERAGDPRQALRDLVDFHVDFAASEPDLIRVQYRDMWSLAPESARRVRRLQRQYVEIWTDALTALGGDPVDNRAVVHAVFGLINAAPSLPALPQPRLRALLRDKALAALGV, encoded by the coding sequence ATGGAGGTACCGACGACCCGCCGGAGCGGCGCGGCAGGGGCCGAGGCGGGGACGGCGCGCGAGCGCGCCAAGGCGGCCCGCCGCCGCGAACTACTCGCCGCCGCGGCGGCGCTGATGGCCGAGCGCGGTTTCGCCGGCGTGCGCCTCGAGGACATCGGCGCGGCCGCGGGCGTCTCCGGTCCCGCCATGTACCGCCACTTCGCGGGTAAACAGGACGTGCTCGCCGCGCTCCTGGTGGAGATCTCCGAGTACCTGTACGACGGTGGCCGCCGGGTCGCGGAGGAGCGCGCCGGCGACCCGCGGCAGGCGCTGCGCGATCTCGTCGACTTCCACGTGGACTTCGCCGCGTCGGAGCCGGACCTGATCCGCGTGCAGTACCGCGACATGTGGTCGCTCGCGCCGGAATCGGCGCGCCGCGTACGGCGCCTGCAGCGGCAGTACGTGGAGATCTGGACCGATGCGCTCACCGCGCTCGGCGGCGATCCGGTGGACAACCGCGCCGTGGTGCACGCCGTCTTCGGCCTGATCAACGCCGCTCCGAGCCTGCCGGCGCTGCCGCAGCCGCGGCTCCGCGCACTGCTGCGCGACAAGGCCCTCGCGGCCCTCGGCGTCTGA
- a CDS encoding M23 family metallopeptidase, producing MTRSRESHVRWQGGTQVLDDESITAIIPLDELETRLEEAYSENWSDTPDDTALVYRPSSSEVTQDLMIPEVLFTGDTELDAPELDELEDTALLGAPEAAPELIPTPVRKGGKHRVPTAPHALKGRAALLALAAGASVAGAAVVNATGSDTPSTSQQPITPPAGPEANAGRQAPLPAAQDSEQFAAGLAGGKARKDADDKRIIDSMRPKVTAPVNGATLTSNFGTRWGAMHGGLDLAAPLGTPLFAAADGVVTDAGPASGFGIWIKIRLSDGTVLVYGHMYNVNVRAGQTVKAGDLISWVGNNGYSTGPHLHFEVHSPGGAKMDPQAWLAERGIRV from the coding sequence ATGACACGGAGTCGCGAGAGCCACGTGCGCTGGCAAGGCGGCACGCAGGTCCTCGATGATGAGTCGATCACCGCGATCATCCCCCTGGATGAGCTCGAGACCCGCCTCGAAGAGGCCTATTCCGAGAACTGGTCCGACACGCCGGACGACACCGCGCTGGTCTACCGCCCCTCCAGCTCCGAGGTCACGCAGGACCTCATGATCCCCGAGGTGCTGTTCACCGGGGACACGGAGCTGGACGCGCCCGAGCTCGACGAGCTCGAGGACACCGCGCTCCTCGGCGCGCCGGAGGCGGCCCCCGAACTCATCCCGACGCCCGTCCGCAAGGGCGGCAAGCACCGCGTCCCCACCGCGCCGCACGCCCTCAAGGGCCGCGCCGCGCTGCTCGCCCTCGCCGCGGGCGCCAGCGTCGCCGGTGCCGCCGTGGTCAACGCCACGGGCAGCGACACCCCGTCGACCTCGCAGCAGCCGATCACCCCGCCCGCGGGCCCCGAGGCGAACGCCGGCCGCCAGGCGCCCCTGCCCGCCGCGCAGGACTCCGAGCAGTTCGCCGCCGGTCTCGCCGGTGGCAAGGCCCGCAAGGACGCCGACGACAAGCGCATCATCGACTCGATGCGCCCGAAGGTGACCGCCCCCGTGAACGGCGCCACCCTCACCTCGAACTTCGGCACCCGCTGGGGCGCCATGCACGGCGGCCTCGACCTGGCCGCCCCGCTCGGCACCCCGCTGTTCGCGGCCGCCGACGGCGTGGTCACCGACGCCGGCCCCGCCTCGGGCTTCGGCATCTGGATCAAGATCCGCCTCTCCGACGGCACCGTGCTGGTCTACGGCCACATGTACAACGTCAACGTCCGGGCCGGCCAGACCGTGAAGGCCGGTGACCTCATCAGCTGGGTCGGCAACAACGGCTACTCCACCGGCCCGCACCTGCACTTCGAGGTGCACAGCCCCGGCGGCGCCAAGATGGACCCGCAGGCCTGGCTCGCCGAGCGCGGCATCCGCGTCTAG
- a CDS encoding ABC transporter permease, whose product MSSLFAPLLGRRRTERAGRRSIAADVLVLAGAAALIWLTIRVGQGMGAPIDLAHSSTRVDTDPSNLPYYALRSLLRMFLALAASIVFTFGYALLAARSRRARAVLLPLLDVLQSVPILGFLSVTVTVFLALFPGSALGLECAAVFAIFTSQAWNMTFAFYQSLISQPRELGEAARDLGLSRWQRFWRLDVPSGMIPLVWNAMMSFGGGWFFLTASEAVSVAGDEYALPGIGAYVATASADGDLARVGWAIAAMIVVIVGVNLLFWSPLTAWAERFRLEDSATGRIPRSAVLTLLRRSHVADGVRRAAAPVVTRLDRVFGALGRTGHAAPADPRRARLGDIAFGTVVLAVLAYGLWRALEVILRDAGPAEVGHVLLLGLATMARVAVVMVFATVVWVPIGVIVGRSPRLTRALQPVVQVCASFPANFLFPLVTAVLVAWNIPLDLGGVVLMALGTQWYILFNVIAAASAIPGDLLEAADDMRLPRLLKWRYVLLPGVFAGYVTGGITAAGGAWNASIVAEVVSYDGTTHHAYGLGDYIAQATAATGPEHGPHLLLGIVVMCLFVVGTNAALWRRLYRTAERRYSL is encoded by the coding sequence GTGAGCTCCCTCTTCGCTCCCCTGCTCGGCCGCCGGCGGACCGAACGCGCAGGCCGCCGCTCGATCGCCGCCGACGTGCTGGTGCTCGCGGGCGCGGCTGCCCTGATCTGGCTGACGATCCGCGTGGGCCAGGGCATGGGCGCGCCGATCGACCTGGCGCACAGCAGCACCCGCGTCGACACCGACCCGTCGAACCTGCCCTACTACGCGCTGCGCTCCCTACTGCGCATGTTCCTCGCGCTCGCCGCGTCGATCGTCTTCACCTTCGGCTACGCGCTGCTCGCGGCGCGGTCGCGGCGGGCGCGCGCGGTGCTGCTACCACTGCTCGACGTGCTGCAGTCCGTGCCGATCCTCGGGTTCCTGTCGGTGACGGTGACCGTCTTCCTCGCGCTGTTCCCGGGGTCCGCACTGGGCCTCGAGTGCGCGGCCGTGTTCGCCATCTTCACCTCGCAGGCGTGGAACATGACCTTCGCCTTCTACCAGAGCCTCATCAGCCAGCCGCGCGAACTCGGCGAGGCCGCCCGCGACCTGGGACTCTCACGGTGGCAGCGGTTCTGGCGGCTCGACGTGCCCAGCGGCATGATCCCGCTGGTCTGGAACGCGATGATGAGCTTCGGCGGCGGTTGGTTCTTCCTCACCGCGTCGGAGGCCGTCTCGGTGGCGGGCGACGAGTACGCCCTACCCGGCATCGGCGCCTACGTCGCCACCGCCTCGGCCGACGGTGACCTCGCCCGCGTCGGGTGGGCGATCGCGGCGATGATCGTGGTCATCGTCGGGGTGAACCTCCTGTTCTGGAGCCCACTGACCGCCTGGGCCGAGCGGTTCCGGCTCGAGGACTCCGCGACCGGCCGCATCCCGCGCTCGGCCGTGCTGACGCTCCTGCGCCGCTCGCACGTCGCCGACGGGGTGCGCCGCGCCGCCGCGCCGGTGGTGACGCGACTGGACCGGGTCTTCGGCGCGCTCGGCCGCACCGGGCACGCCGCGCCGGCCGACCCGCGCCGCGCCCGCCTCGGCGACATCGCGTTCGGCACCGTCGTGCTGGCCGTCCTGGCGTACGGGCTGTGGCGGGCGCTGGAGGTGATCCTGCGCGACGCCGGCCCCGCCGAGGTCGGGCACGTGCTCCTGCTGGGCCTCGCCACGATGGCGCGGGTCGCGGTGGTGATGGTGTTCGCCACCGTCGTGTGGGTGCCGATCGGCGTGATCGTCGGCCGCAGCCCGCGCCTGACCCGGGCCCTGCAGCCCGTCGTGCAGGTGTGCGCGAGCTTCCCCGCCAACTTCCTGTTCCCGCTGGTCACCGCGGTCCTCGTGGCGTGGAACATCCCGCTCGACCTGGGCGGCGTCGTCCTCATGGCGCTCGGCACGCAGTGGTACATCCTGTTCAACGTGATCGCCGCGGCCAGCGCCATCCCCGGCGACCTGCTGGAGGCGGCCGACGACATGCGGCTGCCCCGGCTGCTGAAATGGCGCTACGTCCTCCTGCCCGGCGTCTTCGCCGGGTACGTGACCGGCGGGATCACCGCCGCCGGCGGTGCCTGGAACGCGTCGATCGTCGCGGAGGTCGTCTCGTACGACGGGACGACGCACCACGCGTACGGGCTCGGCGACTACATCGCACAGGCCACAGCCGCCACCGGGCCCGAGCACGGCCCGCACCTCCTCCTCGGGATCGTCGTGATGTGCCTGTTCGTCGTGGGCACCAACGCCGCCCTGTGGCGCCGCCTCTACCGCACGGCCGAACGCCGCTACTCGCTCTAG
- a CDS encoding nitrate/sulfonate/bicarbonate ABC transporter ATP-binding protein, which translates to MTTTLATPLIRLQGLTKSFEGAHGDTLTVLDGIDLTVEPGEIVALLGRSGSGKSTLLRIMAGLIPATSGTVESDGAPLSGPNPAAAMVFQSFALMPWLTVQDNVELGLTARGVPRAERRTRALEAIDTIGLDGFESAYPRELSGGMRQRVGFARALVLEPDLLLMDEPFSALDVLTAENLRGELVELWGREGFPTRSVCIVTHNIEEAVLLADRVVVLGSKPGRVVHETRIDLPRPRTRTAPEFEAIVDELYGALTGRAAEIEHEPDPVEATPVSRPLPDATVDGIAGLLELVAAHGEQADLPDLAADLNFELDDIMPLVDAAAMLDFVEVAGNDIVLTERGATFVGVPLTEAKEVFARQAAARAPLVRTVLRALRTAPDGALRSGFFLDLLRRGFGPDDAARQLRLAVDWGRYGELYDYDADGGRIRLDQR; encoded by the coding sequence ATGACCACCACGCTCGCCACCCCGCTGATCCGGCTGCAGGGGCTCACCAAGAGCTTCGAGGGCGCCCACGGCGATACCCTCACCGTGCTCGACGGCATCGACCTCACCGTCGAGCCGGGCGAGATCGTCGCCCTGCTCGGCCGCTCCGGATCGGGCAAGTCCACCCTGCTGCGCATCATGGCCGGCCTGATCCCCGCGACGTCCGGCACCGTCGAATCCGACGGTGCGCCGCTGTCCGGGCCCAACCCCGCCGCCGCGATGGTCTTCCAGTCCTTCGCCCTCATGCCCTGGCTGACCGTTCAGGACAACGTCGAGCTGGGCCTGACCGCCCGCGGCGTGCCGCGCGCCGAGCGCCGGACCCGCGCCCTCGAGGCGATCGACACCATCGGCCTCGACGGCTTCGAGTCGGCGTATCCGCGCGAGCTGTCGGGCGGTATGCGGCAACGGGTCGGCTTCGCCCGCGCGCTCGTGCTCGAACCCGACCTCCTGCTCATGGACGAGCCGTTCTCCGCCCTGGACGTGCTCACCGCCGAGAACCTGCGCGGCGAGCTGGTGGAGCTGTGGGGCCGCGAGGGCTTCCCGACCCGCAGCGTCTGCATCGTCACCCACAACATCGAGGAGGCGGTACTACTCGCCGACCGGGTCGTGGTGCTCGGCTCCAAGCCCGGCCGCGTCGTCCACGAGACCCGGATCGACCTGCCGCGCCCGCGCACGCGCACCGCGCCGGAGTTCGAGGCCATCGTCGACGAGCTGTACGGCGCACTGACCGGCCGCGCGGCCGAGATCGAGCACGAGCCGGACCCCGTCGAGGCGACGCCCGTGAGCCGCCCGCTGCCGGACGCGACCGTGGACGGCATCGCCGGCCTCCTGGAGCTGGTCGCGGCGCACGGCGAGCAGGCGGACCTGCCCGACCTCGCGGCGGACCTGAACTTCGAGCTCGACGACATCATGCCGCTCGTCGACGCGGCAGCGATGCTCGACTTCGTGGAGGTGGCCGGCAACGACATCGTCCTCACCGAGCGCGGCGCCACCTTCGTCGGCGTCCCGCTCACCGAGGCGAAAGAGGTGTTCGCCCGGCAGGCGGCCGCGCGTGCCCCACTGGTGCGGACCGTCCTCCGGGCCCTGCGCACGGCACCCGACGGTGCGCTGCGCAGCGGCTTCTTCCTGGATCTGCTGCGTCGCGGGTTCGGTCCCGACGATGCGGCGCGCCAGTTGCGGCTGGCCGTCGACTGGGGGCGGTACGGCGAGCTCTACGACTACGACGCCGACGGTGGCCGGATCCGCCTGGACCAGCGATGA
- a CDS encoding MaoC family dehydratase, with product MSEQEPVRRVTQRGLWFDEFEDGVLYEHRPGVTVTEADNMLFTKLTMNTQALHLDAHWSAQQPGFGGQRLVNSMYTLSTLVGLSVAQLTQGTLVANLGFSEIAFPAPVFAGDTLYAETLCTGKRESKSRPGEGIVNLRHVARNQDGAVVAVAERSTLVRKAPADSAGEGA from the coding sequence ATGAGCGAGCAGGAGCCCGTGCGGCGGGTCACTCAGCGCGGCCTGTGGTTCGACGAGTTCGAGGACGGCGTGCTGTACGAGCACCGGCCCGGCGTCACCGTCACCGAGGCGGACAACATGCTGTTCACCAAGCTGACCATGAACACCCAGGCACTGCACCTCGACGCTCACTGGTCCGCGCAGCAGCCGGGCTTCGGCGGCCAGCGGCTGGTGAACTCGATGTACACGCTCTCCACGCTGGTGGGCCTGTCCGTCGCGCAGCTCACCCAGGGGACCCTGGTCGCGAACCTGGGCTTCTCCGAGATCGCCTTCCCCGCGCCGGTCTTCGCCGGCGACACCCTGTACGCGGAGACGTTGTGCACGGGCAAGCGGGAGTCGAAGTCGCGGCCCGGCGAGGGCATCGTCAACCTGCGGCACGTCGCGCGGAACCAGGACGGCGCCGTGGTCGCCGTGGCCGAGCGGTCGACGCTGGTGCGGAAGGCTCCGGCGGATTCGGCGGGGGAGGGCGCGTAG
- a CDS encoding acyl-CoA dehydrogenase family protein, whose product MELTQDYADLRDTVRDFANQVVAPVSAKHDEEHSFPYEVVKQMGQMGLFGLPFPEEYGGMGGDYFALALALEELGRVDQSVAMTVEAGVGLGAMPIYKFGTEEQKQKYLPSLAAGENLAGFGLTEPGCGSDASGTQTTAKLDGDEWVINGSKQFITNSGTDITSLVTVTAVTGTKPDGRKQISTIIVPSGTPGFTVEPAYNKVGWNASDTHPLSFSDVRVPKENLLGEEGRGYANFLSILDEGRIAIAAVATGAAQGCVDESVKYAKERNAFGKPIGEFQSIAFAIARMEARAHTSRVAYYEAARLMLAGKPFKKEAAIAKMISSEAAMDNARMATQIHGGYGFMNEYPVARHYRDSKILEIGEGTTEVQLMLIARSLGLQA is encoded by the coding sequence ATGGAACTGACCCAGGACTACGCCGACCTGCGGGACACGGTGCGCGACTTCGCCAACCAGGTGGTCGCGCCCGTCTCGGCCAAGCACGACGAGGAGCACTCCTTCCCGTACGAGGTCGTGAAGCAGATGGGGCAGATGGGCCTGTTCGGCCTGCCCTTCCCCGAGGAGTACGGCGGCATGGGCGGCGACTACTTCGCCCTCGCCCTCGCACTGGAGGAGCTCGGCCGCGTCGACCAGTCGGTCGCGATGACGGTGGAGGCCGGCGTCGGCCTCGGCGCCATGCCGATCTACAAGTTCGGCACCGAGGAGCAGAAGCAGAAGTACCTGCCGTCGCTCGCCGCGGGCGAGAACCTGGCCGGCTTCGGCCTCACCGAGCCGGGCTGCGGCTCGGACGCCTCCGGCACCCAGACCACCGCCAAGCTCGACGGCGACGAGTGGGTCATCAACGGCTCCAAGCAGTTCATCACCAACTCGGGCACCGACATCACCAGCCTGGTGACCGTGACCGCGGTGACCGGCACCAAGCCCGACGGCCGCAAGCAGATCTCGACCATCATCGTGCCCAGCGGCACGCCCGGGTTCACCGTGGAGCCCGCGTACAACAAGGTCGGCTGGAACGCCTCCGATACGCACCCGCTGAGCTTCTCCGACGTGCGCGTCCCGAAGGAGAACCTCCTCGGCGAGGAGGGCCGCGGCTACGCCAACTTCCTCTCCATCCTCGATGAGGGCCGCATCGCCATCGCCGCCGTCGCGACCGGCGCCGCGCAGGGCTGCGTCGACGAGTCGGTGAAGTACGCCAAGGAGCGCAACGCCTTCGGCAAGCCGATCGGCGAGTTCCAGTCGATCGCCTTCGCCATCGCCCGGATGGAGGCGCGGGCGCACACCTCGCGCGTCGCCTACTACGAGGCGGCCCGGCTGATGCTCGCCGGGAAGCCCTTCAAGAAGGAGGCCGCCATCGCCAAGATGATCTCCTCCGAGGCGGCGATGGACAACGCGCGCATGGCCACCCAGATCCACGGCGGCTACGGCTTCATGAACGAGTACCCCGTCGCGCGGCACTACCGCGATTCGAAGATCCTCGAGATCGGCGAGGGCACCACCGAGGTCCAGCTCATGCTGATCGCGCGCTCGCTGGGGCTGCAGGCATGA